One Elusimicrobiota bacterium genomic region harbors:
- a CDS encoding phosphate propanoyltransferase — MPIIANVSNRHMHVCLADLEKLFGNGYKLTKIKDLMQPGEFASKETVLIKGNKNEIKNVRVLGPLRKATQVEISRTDSFFLGVNAPLRLSGDVENSGSITITGPAGIVELKEGCVVAKRHVHMTPKDAENFQIKNGENIKVKVEGERGLIFDNVIARVREDMALEFHVDTDEANASGIKNGDKVIIL, encoded by the coding sequence ATGCCGATAATCGCAAATGTTTCAAACAGGCACATGCACGTTTGTTTAGCGGATTTGGAAAAACTTTTTGGTAACGGTTATAAACTTACAAAAATAAAAGATTTAATGCAGCCGGGAGAGTTTGCATCAAAAGAAACTGTTTTAATTAAGGGCAATAAAAATGAAATAAAAAATGTCCGGGTGTTAGGTCCTTTAAGAAAAGCGACTCAAGTTGAAATTTCAAGAACAGATTCGTTTTTCCTTGGGGTAAACGCCCCGTTAAGGCTATCCGGTGATGTTGAAAATTCCGGTTCAATAACAATTACTGGTCCTGCCGGTATTGTTGAACTTAAAGAAGGTTGTGTTGTCGCAAAAAGGCATGTTCATATGACGCCGAAAGATGCAGAAAATTTTCAGATAAAAAACGGTGAAAATATAAAAGTTAAAGTTGAAGGTGAAAGAGGTCTTATTTTTGACAATGTTATTGCCCGAGTAAGAGAGGATATGGCATTAGAGTTTCATGTGGATACAGACGAAGCTAATGCTTCTGGAATAAAAAACGGTGATAAGGTAATTATTTTATGA